The following are encoded in a window of Caldicellulosiruptor danielii genomic DNA:
- a CDS encoding ATP-binding protein produces MLLELEFEIEPGNFMLAGEASSKIKETLKKLGVKPEVLKKVAIVSYEAEMNIVIHSVGGILKAIISKDKIEVIAQDKGPGIEDIELAMKEGYSTAPEEIRNLGFGAGMGLPNMKKYSDYFEIDSQKGKGTRVYMIIYNK; encoded by the coding sequence ATGTTGCTTGAACTGGAATTTGAGATTGAACCAGGCAATTTTATGTTAGCAGGTGAAGCTTCTTCTAAGATTAAAGAGACTTTAAAGAAACTTGGTGTAAAACCAGAGGTACTCAAAAAAGTTGCCATAGTCTCTTATGAAGCGGAGATGAACATCGTTATACATTCTGTTGGTGGGATTTTGAAAGCCATAATTTCAAAGGACAAAATTGAAGTAATAGCTCAAGACAAAGGACCTGGGATTGAAGATATAGAGCTTGCAATGAAAGAAGGGTATTCCACCGCTCCCGAAGAGATAAGAAACTTGGGATTTGGAGCGGGTATGGGTCTTCCAAACATGAAGAAGTACTCAGATTATTTTGAGATTGATTCACAAAAAGGCAAAGGTACAAGAGTGTATATGATTATTTACAATAAATGA
- a CDS encoding ATP-binding protein, whose amino-acid sequence MNELSLYILDLVQNSIEAGASLVKIEIAEDLKEDLFTITIEDNGRGIPQDVIDKVTDPFYTTRKTRKVGLGLSLAKQLAMDCEGSFTIERLEKGTKIVLKMKHSHIDRPPLGNITETLLALINGAPDLDFKFCYKKDRNEFIFDTRSIRDILGDDIPLNTLSVLDFIRGQLESGLSNLTGGVNNR is encoded by the coding sequence TTGAACGAGCTTTCGCTTTATATTCTTGACCTTGTGCAAAATTCGATAGAAGCAGGTGCAAGTTTGGTTAAAATTGAGATTGCCGAAGATTTGAAAGAGGACCTTTTTACCATTACAATAGAAGATAACGGCAGAGGAATTCCACAGGATGTTATTGATAAAGTAACAGACCCTTTTTACACCACAAGAAAAACGCGAAAAGTAGGACTTGGTCTTTCTTTAGCAAAACAACTTGCAATGGACTGTGAGGGAAGTTTTACTATTGAAAGGCTTGAAAAAGGCACTAAAATAGTGCTTAAGATGAAACATTCTCATATAGACAGACCTCCTCTTGGAAATATAACCGAAACCTTACTTGCACTTATAAACGGTGCACCAGATTTGGATTTTAAGTTTTGTTATAAAAAAGACCGAAACGAGTTTATATTTGACACAAGAAGCATCCGGGACATTCTGGGTGATGATATTCCTTTAAATACTCTGAGCGTTCTTGACTTTATTCGTGGTCAGTTAGAAAGTGGTTTATCAAATTTAACCGGAGGTGTAAATAATAGATGA
- a CDS encoding PHP domain-containing protein, whose amino-acid sequence MRLYYDLHIHSLLSPCADNDMTPHNIINMAKLKGLDVISITDHNCTLNLESFLKVANLLDILFIPGVEIETEEEIHVLLYFKHKDVSIIREFQSIIDKHLPFVTLREDIFGNQYIVDTQDNIIGSYEKLLLQPLTLNLKQIYEVSKFYNMIFVPAHINRQSFGVIGRLGFLPEELSDLTFFEVSKTAEIEFAKFIPQNRDYIFLHSSDAHRLWEINEREFFIESDILYTIFFD is encoded by the coding sequence ATGAGGCTTTATTATGACCTTCATATTCATTCGTTGCTCTCTCCGTGTGCAGACAATGATATGACGCCGCATAATATTATAAATATGGCTAAGTTAAAGGGATTGGACGTTATATCAATAACAGACCATAACTGCACCTTAAACCTTGAAAGTTTTTTAAAAGTGGCAAATTTACTTGACATTCTTTTTATACCTGGAGTTGAGATTGAAACAGAAGAGGAGATTCATGTTCTGCTGTATTTTAAGCATAAAGATGTTTCAATTATAAGAGAATTTCAGAGCATTATTGACAAACATCTGCCTTTTGTAACGCTCAGAGAAGACATTTTTGGTAATCAATATATTGTTGATACACAGGACAATATAATCGGAAGCTATGAAAAACTTCTTCTTCAACCACTTACTCTAAACTTAAAACAGATTTATGAGGTTTCCAAATTCTACAATATGATTTTTGTTCCTGCCCACATAAACAGACAATCATTTGGTGTAATTGGAAGGCTTGGTTTTTTGCCTGAAGAGCTATCTGATTTGACCTTTTTCGAGGTATCTAAGACCGCTGAAATAGAATTTGCAAAGTTTATTCCTCAAAACAGAGATTATATTTTTCTCCACTCCTCAGATGCTCATCGTCTGTGGGAAATAAACGAAAGAGAGTTTTTTATTGAAAGTGATATACTGTATACAATATTTTTCGATTAA
- a CDS encoding (2Fe-2S) ferredoxin domain-containing protein translates to MIKSIQELEEIRKKALEELEFRKQHGEGIRIVVGMATCGIAAGARPVMLKFVEEIQKRNLKNVTVVQTGCIGLCKYEPIVEVYEPNKEKVTYVKMTPEKVLKVVAEHLVNGKPVYEYTIGYEENKEANN, encoded by the coding sequence ATGATTAAGTCTATTCAAGAGCTTGAAGAAATAAGGAAAAAGGCGTTAGAAGAACTTGAGTTCAGAAAACAACACGGTGAAGGTATAAGAATTGTTGTTGGAATGGCAACATGTGGAATAGCAGCAGGCGCAAGACCTGTTATGCTCAAGTTTGTTGAAGAGATTCAAAAAAGGAATTTAAAAAACGTCACAGTTGTTCAGACGGGTTGTATTGGACTTTGTAAGTATGAACCAATTGTGGAGGTTTATGAACCAAATAAAGAAAAGGTCACTTATGTCAAAATGACTCCTGAAAAGGTTTTAAAGGTTGTTGCAGAGCATTTGGTCAATGGAAAACCAGTGTATGAATACACAATTGGCTATGAAGAAAATAAAGAGGCAAATAACTAA
- the dxs gene encoding 1-deoxy-D-xylulose-5-phosphate synthase — MGILEKVNYPEDVKRLSLSELYELAEEIREFMLYNIANTGGHLAANLGVVELTLALLKVFDPPKDKIVWDVGHQCYVYKILTGRKQKFNTLRKFGGLSGFPKSKESIYDSFDTGHSSTSISVALGFAVARDLKKENHNVIAVIGDGALTGGLAYEGLNNAGRYNGKFLVILNDNDMSISKNVGAIAKYLSKVRTKPRYFKLKKAADSLVEGIPVVGKNLNKFVRKLKGSLKYFFFPGTLFEALGFEYYGPIDGHDIEKLCEVFESVKDFERPVLVHVVTQKGKGYEHAERFPEKFHGVPPFDIETGNHLSDNTSKTFSEVLGDKLCELAKRNPKILAITAAMPDGTGLSKFAKIHSQRFFDVGIAEEHAVTFAGALAKEGFKPFVAIYSTFLQRAFDQIIHDVCLQNLNVVFCVDRAGLVGEDGETHHGSFDISYLSLIPNLTLMVPKDTKEFEMMLEFAAFYQDGPIAIRYPRGSCKQVGFYDEIKLSEPEILKEGKNLAIFSIGRHVSMLYDIISKNKLDVTLVNVRFIKPLNIEIIKRIVNAHRKILIVEDNSIIGGLGEKIKSIIGEEKSAEIKHVAIPDKFIPHGSISQLYSMLGMDRENLTKVIMELIES; from the coding sequence TTGGGTATATTAGAAAAGGTGAACTATCCTGAAGATGTAAAAAGATTGAGTTTATCCGAACTTTATGAACTTGCTGAAGAGATAAGAGAATTTATGTTGTATAACATCGCTAATACAGGTGGACACTTGGCGGCAAATTTAGGGGTTGTTGAGCTTACCCTTGCGCTTTTAAAGGTTTTTGACCCACCAAAAGATAAAATTGTGTGGGATGTAGGGCATCAGTGCTATGTTTACAAGATATTGACAGGACGAAAGCAAAAGTTCAATACCTTGAGAAAATTTGGTGGTTTGAGCGGTTTTCCAAAGTCAAAAGAGAGTATTTATGACTCGTTTGATACTGGACACAGTTCTACTTCTATTTCTGTTGCACTGGGATTTGCGGTTGCACGTGACCTTAAAAAGGAAAACCACAATGTGATTGCGGTAATAGGAGATGGAGCTTTAACTGGAGGACTTGCGTATGAAGGACTTAACAACGCAGGAAGGTACAATGGTAAGTTTCTTGTCATTTTGAATGACAATGACATGTCAATCTCTAAAAATGTTGGTGCGATTGCAAAATATCTATCAAAGGTACGAACAAAACCACGTTACTTCAAATTGAAAAAAGCTGCTGATAGCTTAGTAGAAGGAATTCCGGTTGTTGGAAAAAACTTGAACAAGTTTGTGAGAAAGTTAAAGGGAAGTCTAAAATATTTTTTCTTTCCTGGGACTTTGTTTGAAGCGCTTGGATTTGAATATTATGGACCTATTGACGGTCATGACATAGAAAAACTTTGTGAAGTATTTGAAAGTGTTAAAGACTTTGAAAGACCTGTTTTGGTTCATGTGGTTACACAAAAGGGTAAAGGATATGAACATGCTGAAAGGTTTCCAGAGAAATTCCATGGTGTTCCGCCATTTGACATAGAAACTGGGAACCATTTATCTGACAATACTTCAAAAACATTTTCTGAAGTTTTGGGTGATAAACTTTGCGAACTTGCCAAGCGCAATCCAAAAATATTAGCAATTACCGCTGCAATGCCTGATGGTACTGGTCTTAGTAAGTTTGCAAAAATTCATTCTCAAAGGTTCTTTGATGTTGGAATAGCAGAGGAACATGCGGTCACTTTTGCGGGTGCTCTTGCCAAAGAAGGATTTAAACCGTTTGTTGCCATATATTCAACCTTCCTACAAAGAGCTTTTGACCAGATTATTCATGATGTATGTCTTCAAAATTTGAATGTGGTCTTCTGTGTAGACAGAGCAGGCCTTGTTGGTGAGGATGGAGAGACACACCATGGAAGTTTTGATATATCGTATTTGAGCCTAATTCCAAACTTGACATTGATGGTGCCAAAGGATACAAAGGAATTTGAAATGATGCTGGAATTTGCAGCTTTTTACCAGGATGGACCTATTGCGATAAGATATCCGCGCGGAAGCTGCAAACAGGTAGGTTTTTATGATGAAATTAAACTTTCTGAACCAGAGATATTAAAAGAAGGAAAGAATCTGGCCATATTTTCTATTGGAAGACATGTTTCAATGTTGTATGATATTATTAGTAAAAACAAGTTGGATGTAACACTGGTAAATGTAAGATTTATAAAACCTTTGAATATCGAAATTATAAAAAGAATAGTAAATGCACATCGAAAGATTTTAATTGTAGAGGACAACAGTATTATCGGAGGGCTTGGTGAAAAAATAAAAAGTATTATAGGCGAAGAAAAATCAGCAGAGATCAAGCACGTAGCTATACCTGATAAATTTATTCCTCATGGTTCTATTTCTCAGCTTTATTCCATGCTTGGAATGGACAGAGAAAACTTAACAAAAGTAATTATGGAGTTGATAGAAAGTTGA
- a CDS encoding TlyA family RNA methyltransferase has protein sequence MKKRADILLVEKGLAESREKAKALILSGNVYVNNQKIEKAGEMIDENSQIIIKEPLKYVSRGGLKLEKALEFFKISVEGKIALDIGASTGGFTDCLLQHGAKKVYCVDVGYGQLAWKLREDPRVVNFEKTNFRYFDRKSIQDKIDIIVCDVSFISLNLISEKIKEFMENGTEGVLLIKPQFEAGRKEVGKRGVVKSKETHKNVIKKVIVHYFSLGISIKGLTYSPITGPEGNIEYLLYIKMEDEAKNNMVDVSIEEVVNQAFETLGEKK, from the coding sequence TTGAAAAAGAGGGCTGATATACTTCTTGTTGAAAAGGGACTGGCAGAATCACGTGAAAAGGCAAAAGCATTAATTTTGAGCGGCAACGTGTATGTGAATAATCAAAAAATAGAAAAAGCAGGAGAAATGATAGATGAAAACAGCCAGATAATAATAAAAGAGCCACTAAAATATGTCAGCAGAGGTGGTCTTAAACTTGAAAAAGCTTTAGAGTTTTTTAAAATTTCTGTTGAAGGTAAAATTGCCCTTGACATTGGTGCTTCAACAGGAGGTTTTACAGACTGTTTGCTCCAACATGGTGCCAAGAAGGTCTACTGTGTGGATGTTGGGTATGGTCAGCTTGCATGGAAGTTGAGAGAAGACCCGAGAGTAGTAAATTTTGAAAAGACTAATTTTAGATACTTTGATAGAAAAAGTATTCAGGATAAGATTGATATTATAGTATGTGATGTCTCTTTTATTTCTTTGAATCTAATTTCGGAAAAGATAAAAGAGTTTATGGAAAATGGTACAGAAGGTGTTTTGCTGATAAAACCGCAGTTTGAGGCGGGAAGAAAGGAGGTTGGGAAAAGAGGAGTTGTAAAGTCTAAGGAAACTCATAAAAATGTGATCAAAAAGGTAATTGTTCATTATTTTTCGCTCGGAATCTCAATCAAGGGTCTGACATATTCGCCAATCACAGGGCCAGAGGGGAATATAGAGTATCTACTCTATATTAAAATGGAAGATGAGGCCAAAAACAACATGGTTGACGTTTCAATAGAAGAAGTTGTCAACCAAGCTTTTGAAACATTGGGTGAAAAAAAGTAA
- the nuoE gene encoding NADH-quinone oxidoreductase subunit NuoE has translation MSCCQGKNLTEENFKKLDEIIEKNKSRRGALIPVLHEAQELFGYLPYEVQKRIAEGLNIPMAEVYGVATFYTRFTLKPTGDHKISVCMGTACYVKGADKILDKLKELLKIDVGETTEDGKFSIEATRCLGACGLAPVVVIDNTVYGKLSVDDVEDILSRY, from the coding sequence ATGTCTTGTTGTCAGGGAAAGAATCTGACCGAAGAGAATTTTAAAAAGCTTGATGAGATTATTGAAAAGAATAAATCAAGAAGAGGAGCCTTAATTCCAGTTTTGCATGAGGCACAAGAACTTTTTGGATACCTGCCATATGAAGTTCAAAAGAGAATAGCAGAAGGTCTTAATATACCCATGGCAGAGGTTTACGGTGTTGCAACATTTTATACACGTTTTACATTAAAGCCGACAGGAGACCATAAGATAAGTGTATGCATGGGTACAGCTTGCTATGTTAAGGGTGCTGATAAGATTTTGGATAAGTTAAAAGAACTTTTAAAGATTGATGTAGGTGAAACAACAGAAGATGGTAAATTTTCAATTGAAGCGACAAGATGTTTGGGAGCTTGTGGATTGGCACCAGTCGTTGTGATTGACAATACTGTTTACGGGAAATTGAGTGTGGATGATGTTGAAGATATTTTGTCAAGATATTAA
- a CDS encoding DRTGG domain-containing protein, translated as MHSILDLSRYFELANGIVKDEQYENVYIGDVLSFAISHIKDNSIWITIQNNVNVVAIATLREVKAIILTEGVKPDPDMFQKSIEQQIPIFTTELSHFETARLLILKEKEDKNEALL; from the coding sequence GTGCATAGCATTTTGGATTTAAGCAGGTATTTTGAATTGGCAAATGGGATTGTAAAGGATGAGCAGTATGAAAATGTGTACATTGGAGATGTTTTAAGTTTCGCGATATCGCATATTAAGGACAACAGTATATGGATTACCATTCAAAACAATGTGAATGTGGTTGCCATAGCAACTCTCAGAGAAGTAAAAGCAATAATCTTGACAGAAGGGGTAAAACCTGACCCTGATATGTTTCAAAAATCAATAGAGCAGCAAATTCCGATTTTTACAACAGAACTTTCACATTTTGAAACAGCAAGGCTTTTGATTCTCAAAGAAAAGGAAGATAAAAATGAGGCTTTATTATGA
- a CDS encoding ATP-dependent helicase has translation MEWLKELNEQQKEAVLSTEGPLLVLAGAGSGKTRVITYRIAYILNMGLANPGNILAITFTNKAADEMKERIKRLVSTQSFSEMWVSTFHAACARILRMEAHNIGFSNSFVIFDTQDRQQLLKECFERLNIDSERLDIKYVSRQISNFKNQLIGPSDVYRYGEVDSHVVEVYKLYNKLLKEYNAFDFDDLLYYTVVLFEKNPDILEKYQNKFKYILVDEYQDTNHAQFYFIYLLSQKHRNVCVVGDDDQSIYSFRGANIKNILEFEKVFSDAKVIKLEKNYRSTRTILSAANEVIKHNHYRKSKRLWTDNLEGEKIFLYSAFDEVNEAEFVASSVKNLIESGFVPSGIGVLYRTNAQSVNFENALSAYSVPYKVVGALRFYERKEIKDIIAYLRLITNPHDDLSLFRIINVPKRGIGNSTIEKIKVLSEKYGISAYTVLLERAKFDFDKKTYEKLNNFISLIGDLKAEAENLSVTQTIKLVLDKTGYLESLLSSKSEEEFQRAKNIEQLISSAAIFEEENEEPTLQNFLNSITLSSEEDDNQKEEKVSLMTVHAAKGLEFEVVFLTGLEEGLFPLVRAEEPLEAEKELEEERRLCYVAITRAKKLLVLTYANNRRVFGRFSSRQKSCFIEEIPQEYIQVVYNPITKTYQTFSAKINQTEDASISNLQIGNKVQHRKFGVGKIIWLSDDMKEVVVDFEKIGQKRLILSYANLKRIG, from the coding sequence ATGGAATGGTTAAAAGAACTAAATGAGCAGCAAAAAGAGGCGGTTCTTTCCACAGAAGGGCCGCTTTTAGTATTGGCTGGTGCAGGTTCAGGTAAAACTCGTGTCATAACATATAGAATAGCATATATATTGAATATGGGGTTAGCAAATCCGGGCAATATCCTTGCAATTACCTTTACAAACAAAGCCGCTGATGAGATGAAAGAAAGAATAAAAAGGCTTGTTAGCACCCAGTCCTTTTCAGAGATGTGGGTATCTACTTTTCATGCTGCGTGTGCAAGGATTTTGAGAATGGAAGCTCATAATATAGGATTTTCAAACAGCTTTGTAATATTTGATACACAGGATAGACAGCAGCTTTTAAAGGAGTGCTTTGAACGGCTGAATATCGATTCAGAGAGGCTCGATATTAAATATGTGTCAAGGCAGATTAGCAATTTCAAAAATCAGCTAATTGGGCCTTCTGATGTATACAGATATGGTGAGGTTGATAGCCATGTTGTTGAAGTGTATAAACTTTACAATAAACTTTTAAAAGAATACAATGCGTTTGATTTTGATGACCTTCTGTATTACACTGTAGTTCTTTTTGAAAAAAACCCTGACATTCTGGAAAAGTATCAGAATAAGTTTAAATACATCTTGGTAGATGAGTATCAGGACACAAATCATGCTCAGTTTTATTTTATTTATTTACTTTCACAAAAACACAGAAATGTCTGTGTTGTTGGTGATGACGATCAGAGTATATACAGTTTCAGAGGAGCAAATATAAAAAATATTTTGGAATTTGAAAAGGTTTTTAGCGATGCCAAGGTAATAAAATTAGAAAAAAACTACAGGTCTACAAGGACAATACTCTCGGCTGCAAATGAGGTTATAAAACACAACCATTATAGAAAATCTAAAAGGTTGTGGACAGACAACCTTGAGGGTGAAAAGATTTTTTTATACTCAGCTTTTGATGAAGTAAATGAAGCAGAGTTTGTTGCATCAAGCGTGAAGAACCTCATTGAAAGCGGATTTGTACCATCCGGTATAGGAGTGCTCTACCGAACAAATGCTCAGTCTGTAAACTTTGAGAATGCACTTTCGGCTTATTCTGTGCCATACAAAGTTGTAGGTGCTTTGCGATTTTATGAAAGAAAAGAAATAAAAGATATTATTGCTTATTTGAGACTTATCACAAATCCGCATGACGATTTGAGTTTATTTAGGATTATCAATGTTCCCAAAAGGGGTATAGGAAACAGCACAATAGAGAAAATAAAAGTTTTGAGTGAAAAGTATGGCATTTCAGCGTATACAGTTTTACTCGAACGAGCAAAGTTTGATTTTGACAAAAAGACATATGAAAAGCTAAATAACTTTATATCTCTGATAGGAGATTTAAAAGCTGAGGCAGAAAATTTGTCTGTAACCCAGACCATCAAACTTGTGCTTGACAAGACAGGGTATTTAGAAAGCTTGCTCAGTAGCAAAAGTGAAGAAGAGTTTCAGAGAGCTAAAAATATAGAGCAGCTTATAAGCTCTGCAGCTATTTTTGAAGAAGAAAACGAAGAGCCAACATTGCAAAACTTTTTGAATTCTATTACTTTGAGTTCTGAAGAAGATGATAATCAAAAAGAAGAAAAAGTTTCGCTTATGACAGTTCATGCTGCAAAAGGATTGGAATTTGAAGTTGTTTTTCTCACAGGGTTAGAAGAAGGACTGTTTCCGCTTGTTAGGGCAGAAGAGCCTCTTGAGGCTGAAAAGGAACTTGAAGAAGAAAGAAGACTGTGTTATGTAGCAATTACAAGAGCCAAAAAGCTTCTTGTTCTGACATATGCTAACAATCGAAGAGTATTTGGCAGGTTTTCTTCACGACAAAAGTCATGTTTCATTGAGGAGATTCCTCAAGAATACATTCAAGTTGTTTACAATCCTATTACTAAAACTTACCAAACATTTTCTGCCAAGATTAATCAAACTGAAGATGCTTCTATTAGCAATCTGCAAATTGGAAACAAGGTCCAGCATAGAAAGTTTGGAGTTGGAAAAATTATCTGGCTTTCAGATGATATGAAAGAGGTAGTAGTAGATTTTGAAAAGATTGGCCAGAAAAGGCTAATTCTGTCCTATGCAAATCTTAAAAGGATTGGTTGA
- a CDS encoding divergent PAP2 family protein — translation MKEVVLEILKNKALEVGVVSWFAAQFLKIVIAFIMTRKVDLKWFISSGGMPSSHSAFASGLSTAVGLIDGFSSTNFAISLTFTLIVMYDAAGVRREAGKQAQTLNEIIEMYFSPHYKPQYKLKELIGHKPTEVFAGAVVGILIATIMI, via the coding sequence ATGAAAGAGGTTGTGTTAGAGATTTTAAAGAATAAGGCGCTTGAGGTTGGTGTTGTCAGCTGGTTTGCTGCACAGTTTTTAAAGATTGTGATAGCGTTTATTATGACACGAAAAGTTGACCTCAAATGGTTCATAAGCTCTGGAGGGATGCCGAGTTCTCATTCAGCTTTTGCAAGTGGGCTTTCAACTGCTGTGGGGCTTATAGATGGCTTTAGCTCAACCAATTTTGCTATTTCATTAACATTTACTTTAATTGTGATGTACGATGCGGCAGGAGTAAGAAGAGAGGCTGGAAAACAAGCACAGACTTTAAACGAGATAATTGAGATGTATTTTTCGCCACATTATAAGCCTCAATATAAACTAAAAGAGCTCATAGGTCACAAACCTACAGAAGTCTTTGCAGGAGCTGTAGTTGGAATATTAATTGCCACAATAATGATTTGA
- a CDS encoding DRTGG domain-containing protein, producing MKLTRIKELLNCKVYFEPEEVNSEEFLNACGSDLMSDVLAFVKEKVILLTGLVNPQVIRTAEMMDIKAVIIVRGKQPSEEMLKLAKEKCIALLGTDYPMFQACGILYENGLGKERCC from the coding sequence ATGAAATTAACAAGAATAAAAGAGCTTTTAAACTGTAAGGTTTATTTCGAGCCGGAAGAGGTAAACAGCGAAGAATTTTTAAATGCATGTGGTTCTGATCTTATGAGCGACGTTTTGGCATTTGTAAAAGAAAAGGTGATTTTATTGACAGGTCTTGTAAATCCTCAAGTGATAAGGACTGCAGAGATGATGGATATAAAAGCTGTTATAATTGTTCGAGGCAAACAACCATCTGAAGAGATGTTAAAGCTTGCAAAAGAAAAGTGTATAGCTCTTCTTGGAACCGATTATCCAATGTTTCAGGCATGTGGGATACTTTATGAGAACGGACTTGGGAAAGAAAGGTGCTGCTGA
- a CDS encoding [Fe-Fe] hydrogenase large subunit C-terminal domain-containing protein, whose amino-acid sequence MKNLHSIMLDKEKCKGCTNCIKRCPTEAIRVRNSKARIIDQRCIDCGECIRTCPYHAKYAITNSLEEINRFQYKIALPAPSFYAQFEVDDVNKLLYALLELGFDDVFEVAKAAEIVTHFTKQFILSEKNKKPIISSACPAVVRLVQTKFPDLIENILPIASPMEVAAYIAKKKTQREKRIEEDKIGAFFISPCAAKMTYVNSPLGFERSYVDGVIAIKDVYGLVRSKLREIKDVKSLSIASGKGIGWAASGGESLALEVEEYVNVDGIHNVARVLEEIENGKLKDIIYFEGLACSGGCVGGPLAVENPYVAKNRIKRLCSNLKDKEESLSAWTEEIINSFSLKLRDVIFEKELETNPVLELDSDIERAMEKFEKVNNILSMLPGLDCGACGSPTCKTLAEDIVRGFANDTDCIFVLRENIKELANKMVELSNKLPPSLERNDE is encoded by the coding sequence ATGAAAAATTTACATTCTATAATGCTTGACAAAGAGAAATGTAAAGGGTGTACAAACTGTATTAAAAGATGTCCGACTGAAGCTATTAGAGTTCGAAACTCAAAAGCAAGGATTATTGACCAAAGGTGTATAGACTGCGGGGAATGTATAAGGACATGTCCATACCACGCAAAATATGCTATTACTAACAGTTTAGAAGAAATCAATAGATTTCAATATAAGATTGCATTGCCTGCACCTTCGTTTTACGCCCAATTTGAGGTTGATGATGTAAATAAGCTACTGTATGCTTTGCTTGAACTTGGATTTGATGATGTATTTGAGGTAGCAAAAGCAGCTGAAATAGTAACCCACTTTACAAAGCAGTTTATTTTATCTGAGAAAAACAAAAAACCAATAATTTCCTCTGCTTGTCCGGCAGTTGTCAGGCTTGTCCAGACAAAATTTCCAGACCTAATAGAGAATATCTTGCCAATTGCCTCGCCTATGGAAGTTGCTGCATATATTGCTAAGAAAAAGACACAAAGAGAAAAAAGGATTGAAGAAGACAAAATAGGAGCTTTTTTTATATCTCCATGTGCAGCAAAGATGACATATGTAAATAGTCCACTTGGTTTTGAGCGTTCATATGTTGATGGGGTAATAGCAATAAAGGACGTTTATGGACTTGTAAGAAGCAAGCTCAGAGAGATAAAAGATGTAAAGTCTCTTTCGATTGCCTCAGGCAAAGGTATTGGGTGGGCAGCTTCAGGCGGTGAAAGCTTGGCATTGGAAGTTGAAGAGTATGTTAATGTAGATGGTATTCACAACGTGGCAAGAGTTTTAGAGGAGATTGAAAATGGCAAACTCAAAGACATCATATATTTTGAAGGTCTTGCTTGCAGTGGTGGGTGTGTTGGAGGACCTCTTGCAGTAGAAAATCCATATGTTGCCAAAAATCGTATTAAAAGATTGTGTTCTAACTTAAAAGACAAAGAAGAGAGTCTTTCAGCATGGACAGAGGAGATTATTAATAGTTTTTCTCTCAAGCTTAGGGATGTTATTTTTGAAAAAGAATTAGAAACAAATCCTGTGCTTGAACTTGACTCTGACATTGAAAGAGCTATGGAAAAGTTTGAAAAGGTAAATAATATACTCAGTATGTTGCCGGGTTTGGACTGTGGTGCTTGTGGTTCACCTACATGCAAAACTCTTGCCGAGGACATAGTGCGTGGTTTTGCTAATGACACAGATTGTATCTTCGTTCTCAGAGAAAACATAAAAGAGCTTGCAAACAAGATGGTTGAGCTTTCGAATAAACTGCCACCATCACTTGAAAGGAATGATGAGTAG